GAGACGGATGATGGAGGGTTCGAATGGATATCGCATAACAAGGAATATAAACCTAGTTCGTGCGCTTGGCAAGTCCGGCTGACGTGCGCCGCGCGTTTGCGGCCGGACGCGGTCCGCGTGTGCCGCACAGAAACACTCTTTCAAGTTGTGCAATTTCGAGTTATACAATCATGGGTTGCATCATCGACCCGCGCAAACTCATGGAGGACACGATGTCTGGCAGTGCGGAAGAAGGCGTGCAGATCGAACGGTCCAAGGAGCATCTCGAGGGGCTGCAGCAATTCCATTCGGCGCTCGAGAAGCTGCACACCGCCGAAGCGGAGCTGGCGCGCCTGCGCGTCGACCTGCTGTCGCGCGGCGTCGACCTCGACGTCTGCGACGAGCTCCACTGGTAGGCGGGCTCGCCCGCCCGCGGCGCCACGCGCCGGCCGCCTCTCGCGTGCGGGCGGTGGCTGCGGGTGGCGCCGCGCCGGGCCGCGCGGCCGCGGGCGATGATCAAGGCCCGCCGAGCGCGATGATCTCACCAACGACGCGCCGTCCGACATTGCGGAGGAGTTCGTCATGCCGAGCCGTGTCCCGTCCAACCCGCATGCGCCGCTCAGGCTCGCCATCTATCTCGGCGCGATCGTTGCGCTGCTCGCGGCGATCGTCGTCGTGCCGGGGACGGCGGCCGGGATCGCAGCGGCGCTGCTGCTGGGGATCGTCTACGCCCACGGCCTCGAACTGCAGCACGAGACGCTGCACGGCATCTTCCTCGCGACCGAGGCCGGCAACCGGCTCGCCGGCTCGCTGCTCGGCCTGCCGATGCTCACCACCTTCACCGACACCCGCGTCCGCCACCTGCATCATCACCGCTATGTCGGCACGCCGCAGGATGTGTTCGACCGCAGCTGCGCGGATTTCTCGAACCGGCGCGCGCTGCTCGGCCATGTCTTCGCGGCGACGCGGCTGCGCGATTTCATCGGCGCCACGGCGACGCTGCTGTCCGGGCGCCGGCACGATGTGCTCAAGGCCCCTGCGCGCGATCGGGCGAGGACCGAGTTCGTCGCCACCGCGCTGATCCTGCTCGCGCTGCTCGCGCTCGCGGCGCTGATCGATCCGCGGCTGTTGCTGTGGGGCTGGATCGTGCCGGCGCTGATCGTCGCGCCGGCCGTGCACTTCCTGATGACGGTGCACGAACATATCGGCCGGCCGCGGCTGACGCGCCGGATCACCGAGAATTCGCGCAGCTACCGGGCGCCGGCGTGGTGGAACTATCTGGTCCACTACGACAATTATCACATCGAGCATCATCTGGAACCCGGCCTGCCGTTCCCGCAACTGCCCGCCTTCCACGCCGAGCGTCGCCGCGCCGGCGCCGACAGCCTGACCTTGTCGCAGGCGATGGCCGAGACGGCGCGCGGCATCGCCGCGTGCCTGCGCGCATCCGCATCCACCGCAACGCGAACGGAGCCGCCGCGATGTGCGCCATAGCCGGACTCGTCTCGCTCGATGCGCCGCCGCACGTGCGGCCGATCCTCGACGCCATCCGCCATCGCGGCCCGGATGGGCTCGGCACGCATCGCGACGGCGCCTGCGAGATCGGCGCGGCGCGGCTCGCGATCGTCGATCCCGAACGCGGCGCGCAGCCGATGCGCGATCCGCTGTCGCAGACCGCGGTCGCGTTCAACGGCGAGATCTACAACGCCGACGAATTGCGCCGCATGCTGATCGCGCGCGGGCACCGCTTCGCGACGCGCTGCGACACGGAAGTGGTGCTGCGCGGCTTCCTCGAATGGGGGCTGGATCTGCCAACGCATCTGTCCGGCATGTACGCGATCGCGGTGCTGGAACGCGGGCGGCTGACGCTGATCCGCGATCCGCTCGGCATCAAGCCGCTGCGCTATGCGCAGCGCGGCGCGCAATTCGCGTTCGCCTCGGAGGCCAAGGCGCTGCTGCGCTGGTTCGGCCCGCCGCGTCTCGACGAGACGGCGTTGGCCGATTTCATCGCGATCGGCTATCCGACCGGCCGCCACACCTTCTTCGCCGGGATCTCGACGCTGCCGCCCGGCCATCTGCTGACGGTAAACTGGGGGCAGGGGCTGCACGTCGCCGAGCCGCGGCCGTATCAACTACGCACCCCGCCGCCGCAGTTGCAATTGTGCGAGGACGAGGCCGAACTCGCTTTCGTCGACGCGCTGCTGGCGGCGACGAACAGCCATCTGCAGGCCGACACCGAGGTCGTGGCGGTGCTGTCCGGCGGCATCGATTCCGCGATGCTGGCCTGCACCGCGGCGGAACTGTCGGGCCGCAGGCTGCGCACCTTCACCGTCGCCGACACCGCCGAGCATCCCGACGCCGTCGCCGCCGCGCGCGTGGCGCGGGCGATCGGCGCCGATCACACGCTGCTGACCTTCGGCTTCGACGATTACCTCGCGGCAATTCCGGCGACCATCGCGGCGGTCGAGGCGCCCGATCTGCATGCCGGGCCGTTCTTCCATCTGCTGTGCCAGGTGATCGGCGGCTGCGCCAAAGTCTGCCTCAACGGCGAAGGCGCCGACGAGACGCTCGGCGGCTACTACGATCCGGCCGGGACGATCGCCACGCTCACCGACGGCCAGGCGCGCGCGCAGGCCGCGGGGCTCGTTCCCAGCGACCGCGCCTGCGCCATTCGCGACGGCCTGCTCGAAGCCGCCGCGAAAGGCGCCGCCGGCATCCGCGCCACGCTCGACATTTCGCTGCAGGATCTGCTGGAGCGCGCCCAGCTCGATCCGGTGGATCATCTGTCGATGGCCGCGGGCGTCGAGATGCGGGTGCCCTATCTCGACCCCGTGGTGCAGGCGGTGGTGCGGCGCGTGCCGCCGGGCGAGATCGTCGATACGTCGCTCGGCATCACCAAGCGGCTGCTGCGCCGCGCCGCGGTGCGCCGCCACGGCGCGCATCTGCTCGACAGCGCGCTGCGCGCCAAGATGATGATGCCGCACGCCTCCGGCGGCCACGCCGCGCGCTTTGCCCAGGCCTGCGATCACGCGGTGCCCGACGACGCGCTGCGTCGTCTGCCGTTCGGCGCGGGCTTCGCCAGCAAGACCGATGTCGTGCTGTTCGAACTGTTCCGCCGGATCCATCTCGACGGCGGCGGCGCTGCAGTGAAAATCGACGACGTGTTCGCCGAGATCGCCGGATCGTCGCGCGCCGGCGCGAGCGCGATCGCGCAGGCGGCCGCGTCATGACCGCGGTGCTGTTCGATCTCGACGGCGTGCTGATCGATAGCTGGCAGGCGGTGGAAGCCGCCTTCCTCGCAGCCGCGGCCGACCACGCGCTCGACGGCCGCGCCCGGCTGTCCGACTTTCGCGCGCGGATGGGAATGCCGCTGGAAGCGATCGTCGCCGAGTTCGGCTTTCCCTCGGGCTTCCCCGCGGCGTTTCGCGCCGCCGCGCGTCTCCACGATCCCAAGGCCCGCGCATTTCCCGGCGTCGTGGCGATGTTGCAGCACATCCGCAGCGCCGGATTGAAGCTCGGCGTGGTGACCGGGAAGGATCGGCCGCGTACGCTGTCGATCCTCGCCGCCACCGGCCTGATCGAGCTGGTCGACGCGGTCGTCACCGCCGACGATGCGCCGGGCAAGCCCGCGCCCGACGGGCTGTGGCTGTGCGAGCGCCGGCTCGGCGCCGGCGCGGCGCTGGCCTTCGTCGGCGACACCGCGATCGATCTGGCCGCCGCGCGCAATGCCGGGCGCATCGCGATGCTGGCGCATTGGGGCGGCGGCCCGCAGGTCACGGATCGCGCCGGCGTTATCGAGGTCGCAACGCCCGGCGAGGTCACCGACCTCGTCGTCGCGCTGGCGCAGGAGGCCCGCCGGCTGGAGCCGGCGCGATGACGGCGCCGCTGCGGCAGGAACCGCTGCGGCTCGGCCTGTGCGGCTGCGGCTGGGTGATCCGGCATTGCTATCAGCCGGCGCTGGCGGAGCTTTCGGCGCTGTTCGAGGTCGTGGCGGTCTTCGATCCCGATCCGGCCGCGCTGCAGCGGGCCGCACATGCGTGGCCGGCGGCGCGGCGCTGCGATTCGTTCGAGGAGTTGCTCGCCGCGCATCCGGATGCGGCGGTGATCGCCTCGCCGAACGCCTGTCATCTCGACCACGCAACCGCATTGCTCGCCGCCGGCATCTCGTGCCTGGTCGAGAAGCCGGTGGTGCGCGACACGGCCGACGCCGCGCTGCTGCAGGCTGCGGCGCAGAGCGGCGCGGCGCTGGTCAGCGGCGTCGCCTGCCGCTTTCGCGATGATACACGACTGTGGCTCGATCAGGTCGCGTTGCTCGGTCCGCTCACCGAACTCGATCTGGTCTGGAGTCGCGAGCACGGCGTGCCGTCGGCGCCGTGGCATCTGCGCCGCGCGGACGGCTGGACCGGCGTGTTCGCCGATCTCGGCTATCATCTGCTGGACCTCGCCGGCGCGGCGCTGCGCTGGCGCGCCGAACGCATCGACGTCGCCATGGTGCAACGCGCGTCACAGCGTCGTGGCGCGGGCGCCTCCTGGTATGTCGAGGGCAGCAAGGTCCGTGCCGGGTCGCTGGCCTACGACACCGACGATCGCTTCGGCGCCACGCTGGCGGTCGACGGCTGCCGGATCGGCCTGCGCGTCGCCTGGATCGACAGCGCGCGCGGCGATCTGGTGCGGCTCGAGGCGCGCGGTGCGCGGGGCGAAGCCGTGCTCAGCGGGCTGTTCGGATTTTCCGACAACCGCCGTGAGCGCGATCAGCAAGTGGTGCTGCGGCTGCACGGCCGCGACAAGATCCGTACCACATTCGAAACCGGGCCCGAGTTGCAACTTTGCGCCTTCGCGACCCTGCTGCGACATTTTCATCGCTGCGTCCGCGCCGGCGCGGACGAGGAAGCCGCCGCGCTGCGGTTCGCCGCCGCGCTCGGCGGCGCCTTGCGGGAGGCGGCGGCATGAGCGCGATCTTCGCCGTCGATCTAGGGGCCACCTGGCTGCGCACCGCGCGGGTCGCGCCGGACGGGCGATGGATCGACCGCAAGGCGCGGGTGCCGACGCCGGACGGCCCAGCCGAGGCGCGCAAACTGATCGAGACCGCCTGGCGGCGTGCCGGCTGCGCCGAAGCGGTGGCGCTGGCGACCGCGCCGGAACTCGACAGCGATGGCGTGGTGCGGCGCTGGCCGAACCGGCGCGACTACGAAGGCGCGCCGCTGTTGACCGATGCGCTCCGCTGCGTCGCGAGGCTCGCGCTGTTCGACGACGCCACCGCGGCGGCGCTGTCGGCGGATGATGTCGACGGCGCCGCGGACGCGATCACGCTATGCCTGAGCATCGGCAGCGGCATCGGCGGCGGCGTCGTCATCGCGGGGCGGCCGCTCGTGGGCGCGCATCACGCGGCGATGGATGCCGGCCACATGCCGGTGCCGTCCGCCGCCGGCCTGCGATGCGCGTGCGGCCGCGACGGCTGCCTGCAGGCGGTCGCCTCCGGCGGGGCATTGCAACGGCACGGGGGCGGCGCTCTGTTCGGCGATGCGCGCGCAGAGCCGGCCTTGCATCGCGCCACCGCCGCGCTGGCGGAGGCGTTGGCGATCCTGCAGGCACTATTCGATCCGGAACGCGTGGTGATCGCGGGCGGCCTCGGCCTGTCGCCGCTGTTCGACCGGATCGCGGCCGAATTGAAAAGAAGCGGCGTCGCGCTCGCGATCGCGCCGCATCATCATGGCGACGATGCCGCGCTGGTCGGCGCGGCGATCGGTCTGGCGCGGGGCCTCGCGCCGCGCGCGTCAACCTCGGCAGCAATATCCCCACCAGCAGCGAGAGGCGATCCACGATGCAAGGTCAGTTCTCCGAACGGATACCAGCCTGGCCGCGTTTCGACGACGCGGACGAGCGGCGCCTGATCGAGGTGCTGCAGTCGCGCCGGTGGTGGCGCGGCAACGGCGGCATCGGCGACGCGTTCGAAGCCGCCTTCGCGGACTCGCTCGGCGCGGCGCATGTCCGTGTCGTGGCCAACGGCACGCTGGCGCTGGAACTGGCGCTCGATGCGCTCGGCGTGCAGCCGGGCGACGAGGTGATCGTGCCGGCCTGCACCTTCATCTCGACGGCGTCGGCGGTGCTGCGGATCGGCGCCTGGCCGATCCCGGTCGATGTCGAGCGTGACACGCTCAACATCGATGTCGACGCAGTGGCGGCGGCGATCACGCCGCGCACCCGCTGCATCGTCCCGGTGCATATGGCCGGCCATTCCTGCGACCTGTCGCGCCTGATCGCGCTCGCCCGCAGCCACGGCCTGGCGCTGCTCGAGGACGCCGCCCACGCGCATGGCGCGCGCGCGTTCGGCAAGGCGCTGGGCACGTTCGGTGATGCCGCGATCTTCAGTTTCCAGTCCGGCAAGCTGATGACGTGCGGCGAGGGCGGCGCGATCGCTACGGACCGGCCCGATCTCGCCGCGCGCAGCTTCGCGCTGCATTCCTGCGGCCGGCCGAAGGGCGACACCGACTATCGGCATCTGATGCCCGCGACCAATATGCGGCTCACCGAATTCCAGTCGGCGCTGCTGCACGGCCAGCTCGCGCGATTGCCGGCGCTCGGCGCCCAGCGCGAGCGCGCGGCGCCGTGTTTCGAGGCGCATCTGCGCGCCGCCGGACTGACGCCGCTGGCGCGCCGGGACTATGTCGAAGCCCACGGCCGCTACATGACGATGGCGTGGTTCGATCCGGCCGCGTTCGGCGGCCGCGACGCCGGACAATTGGCGGCGGAGCTGCGCGGCCTCGGCATTCCGGCGTATCGCTGCTTTCCCGAGATCCACCGCACCGGGATGTTCGATCCGCCGGCGTTGCAGCGGTTGCAGCGATCGTCCACGCCGCCGCCGGACTACGCGCGGATCGCGACGCCGGTCGCCGCCGCCGCGTCGCGTGCGGCGATCTGGTTCGCGCATCCGATCCTGCTCGGCGACGACGAATTGTTCGCCGACATCGCCCGCGCGATCGGCGAATTGCGACAGCCGCAACGCGCCGCGACGCCCCTGTCGCTGTCGGAGACGGCATGAGCGCGCCGCGCCGCATCGATGATCTGATCGCGTTGATCCGACGCGGACGGGTGCTGCTGCCGGACGGCCGCGACGTGACGATCGCGGAGGCTTGGCACGACGCCGAGACCGATCCGGCGGCGCGATGGATCGCGCCGGGCGACCGCGTGGTGTTGTCCGAGCCTGCCGGCGCCGATCTGGTACGCGCCACGCTCGCGGTGTGGGCGCAAGGCGGCGTTGCGGTGTTCGGCGTCGATCCGCATCGCTGCGGCGACTGGCCGGCCGATGTTCGCGTGCGGAGCTGGCCGGACGGCGCGGTGCTGCACGATGCGTCGCCGCGCACCGACGCTGTGGCTGTGATCCATACGTCGTCGGGAACGACGGGGCGGCCGAAGCTGGCGCGCAGGTCGTTCGAGAGCCTCGCGGCCGAGGCGGAGCGCTATGCCGCGTGCTACGCGCCGGCCGCCGGCGCGCGCGCTTATCTGGCCGCGCCGATCACGCACTCGTTTGCATTCGGCGCGATGCTCGGTCTGCTCGCGGCCGGCTGCGTGGTGCAAGTCGCGCCGGTGTTCCGGCCACGCGCGCTGGCGGACGCATTGCGCGGCGGCGCCGACATCGTCGTGCTGACGCCGCCGATGGCGCGGCTTGCGATCGAGGCGGCGCAGGAGCGCGATCAGCCGCTGCGGTGCGCGCCGCAGCTGGTGATCGCCGGCGCCGGCGCCGTGCCGGGCCGGCTCGACGCGGAGTTTCGCCGCGCATTCGGCTGCGGCCTCGCGCGCAACTACGGCGCGTCGGAAACCGGCGCGAGTTTCGGCGCGGCGCAGTCGCTGCCCGAGGGCTGCCTCGGCCGGCCGTTCCGCGGCGTCCGTGTCGTGTCGCCCCGGCCGGGCGACCACATCGGCGAACTGATCGTCGATCTCGACCACCCGATCCTCAGCCTCGAAGGCAAGACCGCGACGCCACCAATGCAGCGCGGCCTGTGGCGCAGCGGCGATCTCGCCGAGGTCGACGACGATCAACGGGTGTGGCTGCGCGGACGGATCGACGATCGCGTCAAGATCAACGGCCATCTGATCGATTGCGCCGCGCTGGCGGCGCAGGCGCGGGCGGCGCCGGGCGTCAGCGATGCGGTGGCGCTGGCGCTGCCACGGCCGCAGCGCGGCGAGATCCATGATCTGGTGCTGATCTGCGAGTGCCGCGATGAGGCTGTGTCGGCGGCCGATATCAGCCTGGCTGCGATGCCGCAGACGCCGATGATCGTGCTGACCCGGACCGAATTTCCGCGCACGGCGGCGGGCAAACCGGATCGCGACCAATTGCGCAGCTTCGCCGAAGCGCGGCTGCGCCGCGGGGCGGCGCGAGGCGAGATGCAAGGCGAGCCGCGATGAACGCAGCCGGGCGCAGCATCGAAATCGATCGCTGCGCGCGCGACGCGGTGGCGCTGCTGCCGCATGTCGTGCCGCATCGTGACGGCCTGCAGACGCTCGGCGGCCGAGTGATCGCGCTGCCGGCGCCGGCCCGCGCGCTGGTCGCGCGCTTTGCCGAGGGGCATGAATTCGACGACGACGAATTGTCGGACAGCGAGCGCGCCGCCGCGCGCGATCTGATCGAGGCCGGCTATCTGCTGCGTCTGCCGCCGGCCCGGCCGATCGATCGCGCGGCGCCGGTCGACGTGGTGCTGTCACCGCATATCGACGACGCCGCATTGTCACTCGGCGGCACCATCGCGCAGGCACGACGCCGCACGCTGGTGGTCAACGCGTTCACCTCGCAATCCTATCAGACCGGGCTGCGCGTGCCGCCCGAGCGGCTCGATGCGGTGGCCTGCGCCGAGGATCGTTTGGCCGGCCGTCTGCTCGGCTACGATGCCGTCTCGCTCGGCCTCGCCGGCGCGCAGGACCGGCATCGGCTCGGCCTGTCGGCGACGATGGGGTGGCCGCCGCGCGATGTCGCCGATCGGTTTGCGGGCGAGATCGACGCCGTGGCGCAGCGCGCCGTGGCGGCGATCCGCAACGCGCTCGGCCGAGCAGCGATCGGCAGCCTGTACGCGCCGGCCGCGATCGGCGGCCATCTCGATCACGTGGTCGTCGCGCTGGCGGGGCCGGCGATCGCGGCGGCGCTCGGGCTGTCGCCCGGCGCCGTCGCTTACTACGAGGATTTGCCTTACGCCGCGGCCGGCTGGCGCGGTGGCGTCGAGCTGCGCGAGCGCGCGCCGCGTTTCCGCGATATCTCCGCCGCGCTGGAGCGCAAGCGCGCGGCGCTGGCGATCTTCAAGACGCGGCTGCGCGCGCCGCAGATCGAACTCTGCATCGCCCACGCCGCACGGATTGCGCAGCGCGGCGCGGTGGAGCGTTGCTATCGGCGCAGCGGCGATGAAGTGCAAGCGGAGGATGGCGGATGAAGCATCTGCTGTATCACGACCTGATCGTCGCCGGAAACTGGTGCAACCTGAAATGCAGCTATTGCACCAGCGTCGCCGACGCCGACGATTACGGCGCCGTCACCTCGGCGTCGCGGCGCGGCAGGGGCGCGACCATCGCGATCGCCGAGGTGCTGGCGATGCTCGACGGTTTCGCCGCGCAGGTCGACGCGCCGCTGATCAAGCTGAGCGGCGGCGAATTGTTCCTGCTCGCCAACGCCGCCGAGCTGATCGCCGAGCTGGCGCAGCGCTACGCGCATGTCCAGGTGCTGACCAACGGCACCGAACTCGACGCCGCGACGGTGCAGCGCATCGCGCGGCGCGGCAACGTCTCGTTCAACCTGTCGCTCGACGGCCATAGCGCGGCGATGAACGCGATGCGGTGGCGCTCGCCGCGGATCGGCGCCCGGGTGATGGCGGCGTTCGCGGCGATGGTTCAGGCGTGCGAGACGGTCGAGATCACCAGCGTGATCAGCGCGGCCAATGCCGAGGGCTTTCCGGCCTTTCTCGACGTGCTGGCAGCGCAGCCTTGCCGCATCGTCGCGGTGCCGATCCCGGTGCGCGGCGTCACTGCCGCAGTGCTGTTTCCGGCCGAGGCGCGCCGCGCCTTCGCGGCGACGCTGCGGGCCTGCGTGCGGACACATCCCGACGTGCTCGGGCCTGCCGCTTACTACACGACGCTCGCGGATTTCCTCGACGCCGGCGGCGCGCAGCGCGAGCGGCGCTGCCATCTCGTCACGGCCGCCGTGCAACTCTTCGACACCGGCGCGGTGACGCCGTGCCCGGTGGGCTGGACCGGTGCAATCGGCGATCTGCGCAAAGAGGGCGCCGCATCGGTCGCGGCGCGGGTCGGCACGCACAAGATGTACGACCTGCTGACGCGCGAGCGGCCGCGGGTGCCGGTCTGTCGCAACTGTTTCAGCGCCGCCGACATGCTCAATCTGTATCTCGACGGCGAGATCGAGCTCGACGCGCTGGCGCGGCTGCCGCTGTATCACTCCGCCGCGGCCCGGGCGCGGCTGGTCGAACTACGCGAAGCCGCCGTCAGCCGCTTGACGGCGTCGATCGTATCGCAACTCGGCAGCAGCGAGATCAGCAGCAGATCGGCCAGCGCCGGCGGATCGGCGTCGCCGATGGCGATGCCGGCGCGCGCCGCGACCTGAGCCGCCTGCGCCTGCGCGCCGGGCCAGTCGTGCGCGAGGCAGGCCTGCAGCGCCGCCGCGAACGCCGCTTTGTCGGCGAGCCAGCCCTCGGTCGCGGCGCCGAGCCGGCGCAGCCGGTCGCGGGCTTCTGGCGCGCAGAGTTCGGCATGATCGGCTTGCGCGGAGTTGTCGCGCAAGGCCGCGACCGATGCGGTGGCGGCGACCAGCCGGTCCAGCGATGTCGCCGGCGCGAGCTGCTGGGCGACGAACAGTCGCGTCCGCGGCGTCAGCGCCGCGCGCGGGTCGATCAACGCGGCGATCCGCTTCAGCGAGGCGCGGCGCAGCGCATTGGCCGCGAATGCATCGGGCACCTCGAACGGCAGATAGGCGAGCGCCAGCGCGAAGCCGGCTTCCTCGGTGTTCAACGTCGGCGTTGCCGCACGCAGCATCGCGCCCGCCGATCCGGCATCACCCTCGCAACGCAGCAGCCGGCGCAGCGCCTCGCCGTCGCAGAGGCCGTCGTCGATCGCCCGGATCGCGGCGGCGAGCGCGCGGAGCTGGCGCATGTCGGCGGTGCCGATCGTGGCGCCGAACATATGCGCCATCGGCACCAGCTGCTGCTTGGCGGCGAATTCGCGCAACATGCTGCGCCCCCAGGCGCGGTTCTCGTCGATCAAGTCGGACATGGGCCTCTGCCAGATCGGCGCGCAGCGACGCGTCGATGAATACAACCAATACGGGAAATCAGATTGACAGAAACCGTATAAGTTGCAAAGCTGGCGCTGTTATCACAGAAGTTGCGCCGCTTGCGGCGCCGGCAGGGAGGTCGCAGCCATGGTCCAGGCCCATCCGACGAGCCTCGCGACGCCGCCCGACACGCGGGCGGACACGCTCAGCGAAGCCCTGACCCGCATTCTCGGGGGCATTCTCGCGGCCAAGGGTGGCCTGCCGGACGATGTCGATCTGTCGACCGCGACCTTCACCTCGCTGGATTTCAACTCGGTCGACTATCTGGAATTCGTGCTGAACGCCGAGGCCGATCTCAATCTGGATATTCCGGACGAAGCCGTGCTCGATCCGTCGCTGTGTTCGGTCGCCACCTGGGCCGCATGGCTGGCGGCGCACGCCGATGAGCTCGCGACGCCGGCGATCGGGTCGGCCGGCGCATGACCGGCGCCGCGCGCGCGCCGCTGCGGGTGGCGCTGGTCGGGCCGCGCGAACAGCCCTTCGCCGGCGATCCCGATCGCGAGCATCGCGAGACGATGCTGCGCAGCTACGCGGAGATCTGCGACAGCGTCGCCACCTTCGGCTCGGACTTCACGCTGTCGCGCGAATTTCTCGGCATCGAATATCTCGCGGCGACGCTGCGGCGCGACGGCCGCATCGTCCGCGTGCTGTCCGCCGCCAATGAGGGGCTGGACGACGATGCGCTGCTCGCCGAACTACTGGCCTTCGCGCCGCGCATCGTCGGCCTCTCGGTGCTGTACGATCTGCAACTCGGCAATGCGCTGGTGCTGGCGCGGCGGCTGAAGGCGGCGCGGCCCGGTCTTGCCATCGTGTTGGGCGGTCCGCTCGCCACCGCGCTGTCGCAGGAACTGCTCGGCACCTTCGCCTTCGTGGACTACGTCGTCGAAGGCGAGGGCGAGGCGGCGTTGAGCCGGCTCGCTGATGCGATCGAACGCGGCGAGGCGCCGAGCGACGTGCCGGCGCTGGCGCATCGCGGCCCGGGCGGCATCGTCCGCAATCCGCGCGGCGCGCCGCTCGATCTCGACCGCCTGCCGCATCCGGCGCGCGACGGCCTCGCGTCGATCCGCGCCCGCGGCCTGCCGGCGCCGAGCGCCTATCTCACCACCTCGCGCGGCTGCAAGGCGTTCTGCACCTTCTGCACTGTGCCGGGCAGCGTGCGGAGCCTGAAGAGCGGCGTCTACCGGATGCGCGATCCGGTCGACGTGGTCGACGAGATCGAAGAGTTGGTGCGCGATCACGGCGTCAGCCGCTTCTACATGGCCGACGACAATTTCCTCGGCTATGGCGAGGACAGCAACGCGCGGATGCATCGCTTCGCCGACGAGATCCTGCGCCGCCGGCTCGCGATCCATTTCCACGCCGAATGCCGCGTCGACTCGCTGATCCCGGAGACTCTGGTCAGACTGCGCGCCGCCGGCTTCGACCAGATCCTGTTCGGCCTGGAATCCGGCTCGGCGCGGACGCTGAAGCGCTGGGCCAAAGGCCAGACGGTGGCGCAGAACGAGGCCGCGATCGCGCTGGCGCGGCGGTTGCGCATCGAGATGATGCCGAGCCTGATCCTGCTCGACTGGGAGTCCGACCTCTCCGAGATCGAAGAGACGATCGGCTTCATCGAGCGCAACCAATTGTGGCGCAGCGGCCAGCCGCTGTGGCTGGTCAACAAGCTCAAGGTCCATTGCGGCACCGCCGCCGCGCGCCGCTACGACAGCGTGCACGGCCGGCCGACGCCGCCCGCGGTCGGCTATTCCGACGCCGATATTCATCGTTGGTGCGAGACCGTGACCTATCAGCA
The DNA window shown above is from Rhodopseudomonas palustris HaA2 and carries:
- a CDS encoding class I adenylate-forming enzyme family protein yields the protein MSAPRRIDDLIALIRRGRVLLPDGRDVTIAEAWHDAETDPAARWIAPGDRVVLSEPAGADLVRATLAVWAQGGVAVFGVDPHRCGDWPADVRVRSWPDGAVLHDASPRTDAVAVIHTSSGTTGRPKLARRSFESLAAEAERYAACYAPAAGARAYLAAPITHSFAFGAMLGLLAAGCVVQVAPVFRPRALADALRGGADIVVLTPPMARLAIEAAQERDQPLRCAPQLVIAGAGAVPGRLDAEFRRAFGCGLARNYGASETGASFGAAQSLPEGCLGRPFRGVRVVSPRPGDHIGELIVDLDHPILSLEGKTATPPMQRGLWRSGDLAEVDDDQRVWLRGRIDDRVKINGHLIDCAALAAQARAAPGVSDAVALALPRPQRGEIHDLVLICECRDEAVSAADISLAAMPQTPMIVLTRTEFPRTAAGKPDRDQLRSFAEARLRRGAARGEMQGEPR
- a CDS encoding radical SAM protein; this encodes MKHLLYHDLIVAGNWCNLKCSYCTSVADADDYGAVTSASRRGRGATIAIAEVLAMLDGFAAQVDAPLIKLSGGELFLLANAAELIAELAQRYAHVQVLTNGTELDAATVQRIARRGNVSFNLSLDGHSAAMNAMRWRSPRIGARVMAAFAAMVQACETVEITSVISAANAEGFPAFLDVLAAQPCRIVAVPIPVRGVTAAVLFPAEARRAFAATLRACVRTHPDVLGPAAYYTTLADFLDAGGAQRERRCHLVTAAVQLFDTGAVTPCPVGWTGAIGDLRKEGAASVAARVGTHKMYDLLTRERPRVPVCRNCFSAADMLNLYLDGEIELDALARLPLYHSAAARARLVELREAAVSRLTASIVSQLGSSEISSRSASAGGSASPMAMPARAAT
- a CDS encoding B12-binding domain-containing radical SAM protein translates to MTGAARAPLRVALVGPREQPFAGDPDREHRETMLRSYAEICDSVATFGSDFTLSREFLGIEYLAATLRRDGRIVRVLSAANEGLDDDALLAELLAFAPRIVGLSVLYDLQLGNALVLARRLKAARPGLAIVLGGPLATALSQELLGTFAFVDYVVEGEGEAALSRLADAIERGEAPSDVPALAHRGPGGIVRNPRGAPLDLDRLPHPARDGLASIRARGLPAPSAYLTTSRGCKAFCTFCTVPGSVRSLKSGVYRMRDPVDVVDEIEELVRDHGVSRFYMADDNFLGYGEDSNARMHRFADEILRRRLAIHFHAECRVDSLIPETLVRLRAAGFDQILFGLESGSARTLKRWAKGQTVAQNEAAIALARRLRIEMMPSLILLDWESDLSEIEETIGFIERNQLWRSGQPLWLVNKLKVHCGTAAARRYDSVHGRPTPPAVGYSDADIHRWCETVTYQHVGIDDVYVAAFWRALNAAANRWSVLIDEVLPPFLKSLRSEARRGDRTDRLELVRRLAAFRRSIGASLAALMRLLIDQAIAMQQARAPQPDLRGLALAHVEAQERRFFPEGLHVALQDTGRRRAVAGHAIGARLGEIVSTA
- a CDS encoding PIG-L deacetylase family protein codes for the protein MNAAGRSIEIDRCARDAVALLPHVVPHRDGLQTLGGRVIALPAPARALVARFAEGHEFDDDELSDSERAAARDLIEAGYLLRLPPARPIDRAAPVDVVLSPHIDDAALSLGGTIAQARRRTLVVNAFTSQSYQTGLRVPPERLDAVACAEDRLAGRLLGYDAVSLGLAGAQDRHRLGLSATMGWPPRDVADRFAGEIDAVAQRAVAAIRNALGRAAIGSLYAPAAIGGHLDHVVVALAGPAIAAALGLSPGAVAYYEDLPYAAAGWRGGVELRERAPRFRDISAALERKRAALAIFKTRLRAPQIELCIAHAARIAQRGAVERCYRRSGDEVQAEDGG